The DNA window TCGCGGCTGGCGTTGCGCTGTGCCGCGTCAACGGTTCGGCGGGTAGGCCAGCCCTGCAGATGGGTTTCGATCAAACCGGAGAAGGCTTCGACCCAGCCTGGATCGGCGTTCAGGCAGGGGATGTAGTGGTATTCGCCACCACCGCTGGAGAGGAAAGCCTGCTTGCCCTCCACGGCAATTTCTTCGAGTGTTTCCAGGCAGTCGACGGCAAACCCCGGGCAGACCACATCCACGCGTTGGGTTCCGGCTTTTGCGAGTGCGCGCAGCGTGGGCTCGGTATACGGTTGCAGCCAGGCCTGCTTGCCGAAGCGCGACTGGAACGTGACCTTGTACTGGCTTGCATCCAGCCCCAGGGCCTGGCCCAAGAGTCGGCTGGTCTTGTGGCATTCGCAGTGGTAGGGGTCGCCGAGCTTGAGGGTGCGCTGTGGCATGCCGTGAAAACTCATGATCAATTGTTCGGCTCGACCATGTTCGGCCCAATGGCGCTGAATTTTTCTTGCCAGGGCCGTGATGTAGCCGGAATCATCGGCATAGTTGCGCAGGGTGCGGAGTTCCGGTTGGCGACGGGCACGACGCAGCCAGGCCATGACGGCATCGAGCGACGAGGCGGTGGTGGCGGCGCTGTATTGCGGATACAGTGGCACGAGCAGCAGGCGCGTGACGCCTTGCGCGTGCAGTTCGTCGAGCACTGCCGTCGTGGCCGGGTTGCCGTAGCGCATGGCATGACGGACGATGACCTGGTGCCCCTTCGCGGCCAGGCTGGCTTGCATGCCCCGTGCCAGTGCTGCGGTGCCGCTGGCCAGCGGCGAGCCGTCAGCCTGCCAGATGCTGGCGTATTTGGCCGCTGACTTGGGTGCGCGCAGCGGCAGGATGATGCCGTTCAGCAGCGGGAGCCAGAGGGCGCGCGGAATTTCGACGACGCGCTGGTCGCTGAGGAATTCGCGCAGGTAACGGCGCAGGGCAGGGGCTGTGGGGGCGTCGGGCGTACCCAGATTCAGCAGGAGCACGGCCATGCCGGGTTCCGCGCCATGGGTGTACTGGCGGTCTGCGACGGGTTGCTGCATGGAAGGCAAAGCGTCGAAATCAGGAGTCGTGAAGCTGGAACAGCACGGTGGGCGCCGTCGGATCGGTCGGCTTGGCGCCCAGGCAGATTTCACCTTGCCCGTGCAGCACGCATTCGTTGCGGCGCAGGGCGAGCACGTTGTCCTGGCCGCTGTAACGCACCCAGGTCCCATTGCTGGATAGGTCGGTGAGCATGAAATAGCTGCCGCGCCACTCGATGCGCGCATGCTGACGAGAGACGCGAATGTCGTTGACGGCAAACTCCGCCGCTTGCGTGCGGCCGATGTGGATGGGGCTTTGTTCGGGGCTGAAGTCCTGGGCGGTGTCGAGCCAGCACAGATTGAGCCGCTGGGTGACGGCAGACAGGACGGTGGGCTGGTGCGGCAATGTCTGGCTGTTCTGCCAGGTGGTGTCCCATTCGATCTGGTGCACTGGCACAGGCACGTCGTAACCACGCAAGAAGATGGCGCCCAGGCTGCGAAGCCGCGCCAGCAGCTCCAGCGGCAGGCCTTCCATCACGGCATCGTTCACCAGAATTTGCCCGCCGCCAGCCGAGTCGGAAAGGCGTGCGGCGGCATTCACGGCATCGCCGAAACAGTCGCCTGGCGTCAGGACCACCGGGCCGCGCGACAAGCCGATTTTCAGTGGAACGGCGATCGGAGTCTTGCCGGTATGGCCCCAGTTGGCCAGGGTTCGCTGCACCTCGCTGCAGGCGTGCACCGCCTCGGCGTTGTTGTCGAACACGGCGAGGACGCCGTCACCCAGGGTCTTGACGACCTGGCCATGGAATTGGCTCACGGCGGTCGACATGGCATCGGTCACGCTGGTCATGAGCCTCGCCGCAACGGCATCACCCAGTGATTTGTAAAGCCCGGTACTACCGACAACGTCGGCAAATACGACTGTGCGAACGACGGGTTTGCGCAAATTCGACATAGCCGCGAGTCTAGCGTGGAATGACCGAATTTCGCACGCCGCAAGCTTGGGCGAAAAGAGGGGCCGGCCGCGGCGCGGGATTCCCATGAAAAAGCCCG is part of the Thiomonas sp. X19 genome and encodes:
- the hemH gene encoding ferrochelatase, coding for MQQPVADRQYTHGAEPGMAVLLLNLGTPDAPTAPALRRYLREFLSDQRVVEIPRALWLPLLNGIILPLRAPKSAAKYASIWQADGSPLASGTAALARGMQASLAAKGHQVIVRHAMRYGNPATTAVLDELHAQGVTRLLLVPLYPQYSAATTASSLDAVMAWLRRARRQPELRTLRNYADDSGYITALARKIQRHWAEHGRAEQLIMSFHGMPQRTLKLGDPYHCECHKTSRLLGQALGLDASQYKVTFQSRFGKQAWLQPYTEPTLRALAKAGTQRVDVVCPGFAVDCLETLEEIAVEGKQAFLSSGGGEYHYIPCLNADPGWVEAFSGLIETHLQGWPTRRTVDAAQRNASRDRAKAMGADNV
- a CDS encoding adenylate/guanylate cyclase domain-containing protein — encoded protein: MSNLRKPVVRTVVFADVVGSTGLYKSLGDAVAARLMTSVTDAMSTAVSQFHGQVVKTLGDGVLAVFDNNAEAVHACSEVQRTLANWGHTGKTPIAVPLKIGLSRGPVVLTPGDCFGDAVNAAARLSDSAGGGQILVNDAVMEGLPLELLARLRSLGAIFLRGYDVPVPVHQIEWDTTWQNSQTLPHQPTVLSAVTQRLNLCWLDTAQDFSPEQSPIHIGRTQAAEFAVNDIRVSRQHARIEWRGSYFMLTDLSSNGTWVRYSGQDNVLALRRNECVLHGQGEICLGAKPTDPTAPTVLFQLHDS